CGGGTGCAAACACCTTTCCCTTATCATGTATCACATTTTCACATGGGAGGAATAAACAACCGTCGCGCTAGCATCAACGATTCGTTAAATGCTTTTAACCATGATCATCCGAGTTATTCAAGCACTCAATCTGTTTATCAACAACTTTATTCGGAGGAATATTTACACAACCTTCCTCGCAACCAGCAGATATTGCTCGAAACCCTTCGGGACATGGAAGTGCATTGGCTCCGAGGGAACAAACTCCTATTCCTACATCTCCAGCTGGAGGTTTACCGCAACCTTCCTCGTTGCCaagaaattcgaatgaaactcTATCTGAgcttcaaagtacattgactTCGAGTGCTCAAACTCCTACGCCTGCATAACCAGTTGAAGGATTATCGCAACCGTCCTCGGTACTGTACTGTACTAATGTTATGTGTCAGTGTTCAATAGTTACCGCGTTACACGTAATCGTAAGACTCCTGAGGAAAATCGGAACATTTTACTAACCGCGGAACGCTCGTGAAACGGACTGAAAGTAAGCTTCAACGATGGAGAACCAACCGCCGTGCGCAATTTGCCAGGCTGTTAAAGAAGATAAGATGGTCGCTTGCGACGCTTGTGAAGATTGGTTTCATCTTCAGTGCATAAACGAGGATGAAACGATTTATGATTGCGAGTGGATGTGCGAGAACTGCAAACCGAACCCGATCGAACAGAACAATACGCAGGCAATACGTCCCTGGACAACTTTATCCGGGAGATGTATAACGCCTGCAAGAAAACGATGGAGCGTGAGGAACGGCTCTTTAGCTAACAGCGACCCGAAAGAATCGTTGGAAAGTTCGAGAGCTTTATTGAACGGGTGCAGGAGGGCAACGTAGCGGAGGCCAAGCCGAAGCTACttcgaaaaattcaaacctCCTTAAAGCGCTAATCCGAGATTCGGAGAAGCTCAAGGATGATGTTGAACGCCTGAACCAATACCTATGAATCAGCCGGGGTCAGTTAAAGACCAGCGGAAGCCAAAGGCCAAGGGGAGGCTCGTGAAGGCAAAGCCGCAGAGGGCGATGGAACCTTCACCGAAACCTCCGAAGCCCAAGGTCAAACGCATGCGACCCCGATCGGAAGCCGTCCTGTTGAAAGCGGAAGATCCCGCATCTTATGCGGAGATCCTAAAAGGTCTCCGTGAGCAGGAGAgccttatcaaaacaaaagacaGTTGGACAAAAGAGATGTTGGCCCAAAGCCATCTGAGCTTGAACGTACACTACCTCCACGGGTGCAAACACCTTTCCCTTATCATGTATCACATTTTCACATGGGAGGAATAAACAACCGTCGCGCTAGCATCAACGATTCGTTAAATGCTTTTAACCATGATCATCCGAGTTATTCAAGCACTCAATCTGTTTATCAACAACTTTATTCGGAGGAATATTTACACAACCTTCCTCGCAACCAGCAGATATTGCTCGAAACCCTTCGGGACATGGAAGTGCATTGGCTCCGAGGGAACAAACTCCTATTCCTACATCTCCAGCTGGAGGTTTACCGCAACCTTCCTCGTTGCCaagaaattcgaatgaaactcTATCTGAgcttcaaagtacattgactTCGAGTGCTCAAACTCCTACGCCTGCATAACCAGTTGAAGGATTATCGCAACCGTCCTCGGTACTGTACTGTACTAATGTTATATGTCAGTGTTCAATAGTTACCGCGTTACACGTAATCGTAAGACTCCTGAGGAAAATCGGAACATTTTACTAACCGCGGAACGCTCGTGAAACGGACTTAAAGTAAGCTTCAACGATGGAGAACCAACCGCCGTGCGCAATTTGCCAGGCTGTTAAAGAAGATAAGATGGTCGCGTGCGACGCTTGTGAAGATTGGTTTCATCTTCAGTGCATAAACGAGGATGAAACGATTTATGATTGCGAGTGGATGTGCGAGAACTGCAAACCGAACCCGATCGAACAGAACAATACGCAGGCAATACGTCCCTGGACAACTTTATCCGGGAGATGTATAACGCCTGCAAGAAAACGATGGAGCGTGAGGAACGGCTCTTTAGCTAACAGCGACCCGAAAGAATCGTTGGAAAGTTCCAGAGCTTTATTGAACGGGTGCAGGAGGGCAACGTAGCGGAGGCCAAGCCGAAGCTACttcgaaaaattcaaacctCCTTAAAGCGCTAATCCGAGATACGGAGAAGCTCAAGGATGATGTTGAACGCCTGAACCAATACCTATGAATCAGCCGGGGTCAGTTAAAGACCAGCGGAAGCCAAAGGCCAAGGGGAGGCTCGTGAAGGCAAAGCCGCAGAGGGCGATGGAACCTTCACCGAAACCTCCGAAGCCCAAGGTCAAACGCATGCGACCCCGATCGGAAGCCGTCCTGTTGAAAGCGGAAGATCCCGCATCTTATGCGGAGATCCTAAAAGGTCTCCGTGAGCAGGAGAgccttatcaaaacaaaagacaGTTGGACAAAAGAGATGTTGGCCCAAAGCCATCTGAGCTTGAACGTACACTACCTCCACGGGTGCAAACACCTTTCCCTTATCATGTATCACATTTTCACATGGGAGGAATAAACAACCGTCGCGCTAGCATCAACGATTCGTTAAATGCTTTTAACCATGATCATCCGAGTTATTCAAGCACTCAATCTGTTTATCAACAACTTTATTCGGAGGAATATTTACACAACCTTCCTCGCAACCAGCAGATATTGCTCGAAACCCTTCGGGACATGGAAGTGCATTGGCTCCGAGGGAACAAACTCCTATTCCTACATCTCCAGCTGGAGGTTTACCGCAACCTTCCTCGTTGCCaagaaattcgaatgaaactcTATCTGAgcttcaaagtacattgactTCGAGTGCTCAAACTCCTACGCCTGCATAACCAGTTGAAGGATTATCGCAACCGTCCTCGGTACTGTACTGTACTAATGTTATGTGTCAGTGTTCAATAGTTACCGCGTTACACGTAATCGTAAGACTCCTGAGGAAAATCGGAACATTTTACTAACCGCGGAACGCTCGTGAAACGGACTTAAAGTAAGCTTCAACGATGGAGAACCAACCGCCGTGCGCAATTTGCCAGGCTGTTAAAGAAGATAAGATGGTCGCTTGCGACGCTTGTGAAGATTGGTTTCATCTTCAGTGCATAAACGAGGATGAAACGATTTATGATTGCGAGTGGATGTGCGAGAACTGCAAACCGAACCCGATCGAACAGAACAATACGCAGGCAATACGTCCCTGGACAACTTTATCCGGGAGATGTATAACGCCTGCAAGAAAACGATGGAGCGTGAGGAACGGCTCTTAAGCTAACAGCGACCCGAAAGAATCGTTGGAAAGTTCGAGAGCTTTATTGAACGGGTGCAGGAGGGCAACGTAGCGGAGGCCAAGCCGAAGCTACttcgaaaaattcaaacctCCTTAAAGCGCTAATCCGAGATTCGGAGAAGCTCAAGGATGATGTTGAACGCCTGAACCAATACCTATGAATCAGCCGGGGCCAGTTAAAGACCAGCGGAAGCCAAAGGCCAAGGGGAGGCTCGTGAAGGCAAAGCCGCAGAGGGCGATGGAACCTTCACCGAAACCTCCGAAGCCCAAGGTCAAACGCATGCGACCCCGATCGGAAGCCGTCCTGTTGAAAGCGGAAGATCCCGCATCTTATGCGGAGATCCTAAAAGGTCTCCGTGAGCAGGAGAgccttatcaaaacaaaagacaGTTGGACAAAAGAGATGTTGGCCCAAAGCCATCTGAGCTTGAACGTACACTACCTCCACGGGTGCAAACACCTTTCCCTTATCATGTATCACATTTTCACATGGGAGGAATAAACAACCGTCGCGTTAGCATCAACGATTCGTTGAATGCTTTTGATTTGATGCGTCTGTTGTATTTATAAATTCTTTACTGAAATCTGGATACTTAAGAGTTGTTGGAGATAACAAATGCTCCTTTAATGAATCAAATGCTTTTTCTTTCACCTTattccattcaaataatgtacctttctttattaaatcatttaatGGTTTTGCTATCTTTGCAAAGTTTGGTATAAACTTTCTGTAATAGTTGCAAAAAGCAACGAATCTTCTTACTTGTTCTGCACTGTTAGGCACTGggaatttttttattgtgtcaaATTTAGATGCATCAGGGTATATTTCCTGGTCTATAACGGCAGCCGAAGCGCATCGAGAGCTTTCGAGTGTTTACGGCGATGCTGGTCTAAGCGAAACAAGGTGTCGGGATTGATTCCGACGCTTTCGAAGCGGTGATTTCGCCGTAGAGGATGCTCAACGTGAAGGAAGGCCTAAAACGTTCGCCGACGAAGAATTGACGGCTTTACTGGAGGAAAATCACTGCCAAACGCAAGGAGAGCTTGCAGCCTTGCTTGGTGTAACTCGTCAGGCCATATCATCACGGCTGAATGCGTTAGGCATGATACAGAAGGAGGGCAAATGGATACCACACGATCGGAAGTTATGCTCGGGAGTTGACGACCATGTATCTCGCCGTTAGACACTTCTCTCATTTGTTGGAAGGACGCACTGTCCATATTTACACAGATCATAAACCACTGGTTTATACGTTCAAAAAATTCCTAGAAAGCGAATTCCTAGAAATTCTAGACAAAGCGTTTGCGCACAACCCCCTCGAACGCTACCCGACGCCAGAAACCAGATTCTCCCATGTCAACATAGACATCGTTGGAGCGTTTCCAATCAACAACGGATTTCGTTATTGTCTCACCATCATTGATCGCTTCACTCGCTGGCATGAAGCTATTCCGACAGCAGATATAACAGCGCCAACGGTAGCATCTGCTCTGCTTAGCGGCTGGGTATCTCGTTTTGGCGTTCCCGAGTTTATCACTTCGGACCAGGGAAGGCAGTTCGAGTCAGCTTTGTTTACCGAGCTTATGAAGGCGCTGGGCACTAAGCACCTGAGAACGACGGCGTACCATCTGCAGGCCAACGGTCTGATCGAGCGTTGGCACCGTACATTAAATGCAGCCATCTGTAGTAAGGACACCACGCATTGGGTAGATCATCTGCCTTTAATCCTACTAAGATTGCGAACTTCTTTCAAGGACGACATTAAAACGTCATCAGCCGTACTCGTCTATGGCAGCTGAGGATTCCTGCAGAGTTCTGCCACGGTAGCCCACTGACGAAGTTGTAGGGATCGAGAGCCGTGAGAtagaaaaattataaaaattgtaatGGAAATAACTGCGGATTCAAATTCAGAGAGCGAATGGTAACGATTCAAGGTTTAGTCAAATATCCAAATCTTGACCGGAGTTCGATTGTCGAGAGAACTGTCAGACGAAGAGCGGGGCGAAAAGAaggaaagcgagagagaggaaaaTCATCAATCTTGTGGTTGATCGCGAGAAGAAGACTTGGTTTGTGTGACGTGCTCCTAAACTgattaataaaattgaaaaaatagcaaaaatgaGTGAGAATCACGACAATGGCGCAAGCCGGTAAGATTGTGAAGCGTTTGCAGCAGCCAGAGTGCTGGAATTGGTGGATTCTCGAGAGAAACCACAGATATTTTGCAAATTTGCGTGTTGTACGACATAGCACATtaggcgtacaaaatggcgtcaTTTGCGAAAGAGACACTGCCTATCTTTGGCGTCGTTTGAGTAGATTCATTATTGCGGTATTGGTTTGCGCAAGTTTATTCACGAACATGAACGTGTCTACACGAACaagtttttttaatgtattgaATAATGATATAATTCGTTTTTGGGCGATCGGTATTTATACCGACCAGAGAACGAATGAAAGATTCCCGAGCGTTGATGCACGGGTTTGTCAAAAGATAATAATGTTCATGGTGCCCTGAGAGATCCATCAATTCCCAAAAGGATATTAATCAAACGAATCTCGAGTGATCGTGTGTAACATTTTCCCTGTGAGGAAAACGATAAAGCTAATCGTTAGTTAGCGTGATTCTGTGCGACATTGTCTCTGAGAGGATAAATTAAGTGATGAATAAGAAAAAGCGAATCTAGAGTGATTCTTTGCGACGTTTCCCTGAGAGGACGATACATCCCTGAGAGGACCTTAAATCCCTGAGAGGATATAGAGCAAACAAATCTAGAGTAATGCTTAATTAATGTGTCCAACAGACGAATATAAAGCTGTAGGTGGCCCTGAGAGGTCTATAATTCCCCGAGAGGATAGTATTTAAAAGAAATATCAAATGTGTAAGAACACCTTTATACGTCCATATTGTTTAATACTGAGTAACTTAAAAATATCATGGAATTGGTATTTTAAAAGCACTATGATTAAGGGTATTGTTTATATTATCTTTTAGGAAAATATCTCGAAAACCGATATAGACGTCATAATGCAAGCTTTACAGGCGGAGCAGGCAAAGAATTCCTTGTTGGAGAATCAACTTAAGGAAATACGAAATGGGTTGCGTCGAGGCGGCGGTTGGCTCGAGGAACCATCCAATAACCATCCATTCGTACCTGCCCCGTGCAGTTCCTCGACGATGATTCACCCGCCAGAACAAACCAACAGCGATCTTTCGATGCTTACATCAATGTCCTTTGCATCGTCACATGTAATAGTTTGCAACCCTAGAGAGGGAGAGGAAGTGGATAGAAAAACGTTCGAACGATGGAAGGAGCAATTTGAAGCCGCTATCAATTTTGCGGGAATAACcaacgaaaacacaaaaatgagCGCGTTTAAAATGAAGGCTGGACATGCATTATTAGAACTACTAGAAGCAACATCATCAAGCAACACAATGAAAGATGCCAAAAACTATCCGTATTCTAACGCGATAGAGAGATTACAAAGGCACTTCAGTTCGTACgattacatttttcttcaacGACAAAAGCTACGAACAACGAGCCAGAAGGAAGGCGAATCTGACTTTACATACGTGAAACGAATAATAGAAAATGCTAAATATTGCGATTACAAAGATGACCAATTACTTGAAGCCGTGGTGGACGTAATTCAAGCACATGCTACAAATGCAACAGTACGATCTTCTAGTAGAAAAATACTGAAGAAACGTGGCTCGGTAGTAGACCTAGGGTTACACGATCGCAGCATCGTGTTACCATCCCTCTTCGCTATCGGTAATACCAGTCTGATAGGAGAGTACTGTGGGAATGCGGTGTCACCTCGTTATCATTCACCTTGGTTTATGCTCTGCGTACCTTAGCGTCGTCGTACAATTTCTTCGTACAAATCTTTCTCGAACAGGTCTTCATATCGCGAAAACCAGCCTTCAAAGGTAATGCGCTAATCCGTGTTGAACCGAAACCCCTTTATCTGACCAGCTAGCACATCTCCTATTTGTCCCACATTCACGGGTTCTTGAAGCCGTGCCGTCTTCCAGATTTCCGCGATCAATTTCTCTTGCTGCTTCATGAAtgcttgctgctgctcctgcatCATCGCGTGGTGctgtttaaacattttttagcTTCCTTATTTACTGTCATTAagcttatttcattttcaatctcTGGAAATTTTGCTTAACGCACTTTTTCTTTACTTGATGACGCTACACGTATTACCCGCTGGTctatgaaaagtgtttgccaaacaaaagTTTGTCAAAGGAGTGTCAATTTGTATGCCAAACATTTTTTcggcaaacaaatgattttgttttccgcaGTTTGCCAAACAGAACTTTGACAGTTTCTCCATACGATTGACACTTTATGTTTGGCCAACACTTTTCATAGACCAGCGGGTAATACGTGTAGCGTCATCAAGTAAAGAAAAAGTGCGTTAAGCAAAATTTCCAgagattgaaaatgaaataagctTAATGACAGTAAATAAGGAAgctaaaaaatgtttaaacagCACCACGCGATGatgcaggagcagcagcaagcaTTCATGAAGCAGCAAGAGAAATTGATCGCGGAAATCTGGAAGACGGCACGGCTTCAAGAACCCGTGAATGTGGGACAAATAGGAGATGTGCTAGCTGGTCAGATAAAGGGGTTTCGGTTTAACACGGATTAGCGCATTACCTTTGAAGGCTGGTTTTCGCGATATGAAGACCTGTTCGAGAAAGATTTTTACGAAGAAATTGTACGACGACGCTAAGGTACGCTTACTGCTACGAAAGCTGGGTTTGGCCGAACATGAACGGTACGTAAGCCATGTGTTTCCCAACAAGCCGAAATACTACAACTTTGCGGATACAGTAGAAAATCTGAAAGCGCTCTTTGGGTCACGGGAGTCTGAAGTAAGCAAGAGGCATAAATGTTTGCAGTTGCGGAAAGAGAAAATAGAGGACTACGTAGTGTTTTCTTGTCGTGTGAATAAGAGCGTTATAGAATCTAAACTGGTGGTTCTTTCCGAAGAGCAGCTGAAGTGCCTCTTATACGTTTGCGCATGATCTATGGGCAGAAGTTTACTCTTCGTACTGATCATGCTCCGTTATTCCGAATCTTTGAATCGCGTACCGGTATTGCTGTATATACAGCAAATAGACTACAGCGTTGGGCGTTAACCTTGTTATTGTACGATTTTAAAATCGAATATGTGCCAACGGATAAATTTGGGAACGCCGACATCTTATCACGCCTGATAGCACATCACGAGCGGCCGGATGAGGATTACGTGATAGCAAACATCGAGCTAAAAAATGACATGAACGCTATGGTTATGGAAGTAACGGAAGCAATGCCTTCGAAATTGGAGGATGTAGTAAAGACAACCGGAAGCGATGCTTCGTTAAGCATAGTACTGAAATACATTCGCAATGCCAGTTGAGCCAGTCAAGGAACGAGTCTTTTAGTACACTCAGAGGAGGTGTCCTCTTTGGTGAGCGATTGGTGATACCGAGAATTCAACGTGAGAACTTACAGCTACAAATAATACAGTATGAAAAAATAAGTAACCCAATTATTTTCACTGACAGGCTTGGCTGCAAAATTGTAAAACACGCTCATAcacaaaactgcatcaaagAAACAATTACAACATACCAATAGATTGCGAAAACACAAACGCAGGAATAAGATGGATTCCAGGACCCTTAGATTCGTATGGAACTGGAACTGATGAActggaaaaaagaagaaaaagaaatccatGAGACAAAGATATACAACGCCAATCTGGATATCAACAACATATTAGCAGAAACTATGAAAACAACTGCCGAAGAATGGTACAGAACAACATGCGAACAGAAAGGGAAGATTGCTCCAATTagattttgaagaaaaaacatggctgacacaagaaaTCTCTCATCGcatgagataaaaaaaatccgacTGTACAGCTACGTTTTTGATTTCCTAACGATTGTAAGCCGATTTTAAAGCGAAAAGCATCTATATGCATTCATCAAAAAGTACTGTCGGATCTTTAATTTACAATCTAAATTGTATAATAACTGTACAAGCACCAGCAAAACCGACACAGCTCGCATAATATATAATTACATTTGTACTTTGGTGTAATAACATCACCTAAAAACTTATTCGGGGTATTTGGCCTCGCCTAACCTTTCTTCTTCCCTCTGTCTTGTCTGTCCTACTTGTCTCTATGGTTGATCTCGGTTCAAAACTAACTAGTCTTCTGTCATGCCTAACTACCAACCCCGATTCCGCACATTAATAGCACCGCAAAAAGGATTGTTAATCAAAGAGTATTGATTCGATTCGGTATTGCTGAACATTTAAGTAAAGTTTTACTTGTATCCCATATTGATACGCAAATCagtaaaataaactaaaaaaacctTACCACATTTTTCTCGATTTTGCGACCACACATTGATATTGAAATTGCCCTGTAACTTCTCTGCCGTTTCACGGTGTAAACTCATAATCAATCCTCCGCAAGGCGTAATTGCCACACAGTCTTCAGAATCCATTTTCGCATTTGTACTAACCGCATACAGCGTTCCTAAAAAGCATAAGAATACGGTAGAACGGTAAAATATATACGGTGCATTGTAGGATATCACTTCACTCACTAACTCAAAACTAACTATATATAACTTAACAAATGCTTCCACAAATTCCTTTTTTAACATTTCCATCATGGGAAATTGTCTTGCACGGTAAAGTTTACAGCAATCAACATCCGCTTCCAAACCACGCAACCATTTTGGTTCATTGTCACGCATCACTACAACCACATTTATAGTCCAACTTACCATACGCTTCAGCGGATGTGCTCATCTTTTTCATCTTGGTCCAGCTAGGACTCACAATTCGCTCGACCTGTTCGACCTACTCGATCTCGACCTGTTCTGCTGTGAGACACTGTATtactttttatcaaaattcCTAGTTAGATTGTTTACGCTTAACGTAAGATAATCGGATCGGTACACAGCTGCTTCTAGGTTATATTTGTAGCGTTGTCACAAACGCCGGCGATGCAGCGAAATGTGCCTCAAATTCATTAGTGTGTGTGCAATGTGTATGTTGCCATTGTTTGATAGGTTATGACATTTGGATATGTTTATATGCTGAACTTGAAAGATTCAGCATTTTCGAGTCTTCATTGAATTGCATTTAACATCAACGTGcgaaaattattattcataATGAAACTGTATCGTGGCATCAATTCTAAACCAATTTCAATGTCTTCTGAAGGTTAATTGTacctttttatttccatcgcgACATCGTTTAAACTTATCATTTCTTAAATGTTTGGTCTCAGGCTTCCATTACCCTATATAACTGTTTAATTCTtacaaaaacaattgaaaatttaacaataTTAGCACTTGTTTTGTGTTAATAAAGTTGTATTATTCACAACTAACTGAAATAGTTTAATGACTACTGATTATCCACCTAGGCTGAACGCTTTCACCGGCTTCAAGCGATGAACCCCCCAACAAATGGGCTCAGATCAGTGTGCAAACctaaaataatgtttctttcatttttgttttctttcttcggtTTCCAGATATTCCCCTATACTACATTAAAACATTTGCTGAAATGCAGCTTTCAAACGAGCTCATCATCGCAAACATCAAGATCCACGTTGAAACAGTTGGGGAAATTAACGGTCTTTTCAGTGAATGTTCCTATCCACACAACACGAGTCGTATGAATATTTCGCAAACTTCCTACAGATAAGCATACAAAAGTGTTTATCGTGTATGCGTAATAGATAGTCACTCACATCGTCCTTGGTCCTGCGTGCGTGTTACATGCACATGAATATTGTAACCCTTGTAAGTTCTTCATGTTATTGTATATTTCTAGACCCCTCTCCTACTCTACCCTCATTCCAATCAAAcgctttttggttttattttttcattgttACCCTAAGTTAGTTTATAAGCACAAGTTAAACCTCCAGGCAGAACTCATTAAAAAGTTGCAATTGAAATTACCAACCGCCGCTTTAGCATCAGGAATGGTGGAATCTGCtgtctgctgctggtgctacTTTCGCAAATTGCTGATGCAGCTAGGCTCAACGAAATCGCCCACGGTGCCGGTAACGCTACGGGTTGGGAACAGTGCCATGCCGCGGTGCTTGGAAGGACTTTCGGTGTACGATGGATGGGCCAGATTCATCAAACCCTTGCTTGAAAATTCACATTTGCTGGAATGTGGATAGCGAAACAATGATCGAACCACCGATCCATACTAAGAATTTGCGATCCGCGGGGCAATAACTTCAATTTCCATTGTAGAAGGAGCCATGGCCGTAATTTCATTTTGCATGTGGTTGGCAATTCCTGAGTACATACGCGTAGTACCTCTCGACAACACCGTTTTTGCGTAAAGATCCTTACGAATGTTCACATCGCACATCATGGTGCAATTGTATGTTGTCTCGTGGATGCCGCTGGAGATTGGCACGTCATGCAACACACCGTCACAGGATTCGATCAACACCGGTTGAGTGATCTGAGGCATACAGCGACAGAACGGCCTGGATAGCAACACACATCGCCGATGTGTTGAAGGTTTCAAACATGATCTATGTCATTTCTCTGGGTTCGCCTTTGGGTTCAGTGGGGCCTCCGTAAGTAGCACTGGGTGTTCCTCTGGGGCCACAC
This window of the Anopheles moucheti chromosome X, idAnoMoucSN_F20_07, whole genome shotgun sequence genome carries:
- the LOC128307241 gene encoding uncharacterized protein LOC128307241 — translated: MKKMSTSAEAYGTLYAVSTNAKMDSEDCVAITPCGGLIMSLHRETAEKLQGNFNINVWSQNREKCVHQFQFHTNLRVLESILFLRLCFRNLLVCCNCFFDAVLCMSVFYNFAAKPVSENNWVTYFFILYYL